AGCTGTATATATTAAAATTATCATTTTATTTTCGTACTAAGAGTATTGTTTTCTCTACACACACAACTACTCCCATACCTTTCTCCTTCCCTTCCTGTCAGTAAATCAGAACTCCCATCAAAGCAACTATAACCGTTATAATAATGGGGTTTATTTTCCATTTCAAAAATACCGTCATTGTTATTCCGAATATTATAAAACTTTTTATATCAATGAAATTTTTTCTGTCCATTAAAAGTAAAGTCGCAGATAATATAAGCCCTACGACTACCACCCGCAAGCCTTTAAAAGCTCTGCTTATATATTTATTATCCTTAAATTTCAAAAAAAACATACTGAATATTGTCATTATTATAAGGGATGGAGTTATAAGACCGATAGTTGCGACTGCAGCTCCGACCGCATTCCCCGTCACAAGATAACCTACATATGTAGAAGCATTTATCGATATAGGACCGGGAGTCACTTGTGAAACCGCCACAATATCAGTAAACTCAGGAACTGTAATCCAACTATGTACCTCGACTACTTCCTTCTGTATTAAAGGTAAAATAGCATATCCTCCTCCAAAACTGAAAAGGCCTATTTTAAAAAAAGTAATGAATAATACCCATAAAGTTTCCAAATTTATTTCTCCCCTTTCTGAAATATCATCCATACATTACCTGCTACTGCTCCTGAAATAATTATAAGTATAGGAGGAAATTTAAAATAAGAAACTGATATAGCAATTGCCAAAACGATAAATACAGTTATTTTGTTTATTCCTGCTTGTTTGCCTATAGTGTAAACACTTGCACCGATAAGGGCAGCTACCATAGGTCTTATTGCTTTAAATGCCTTTATTACATAGATATTGTCCTGAAAATTACTGAACAGGGAAGCTAACAGCCATATTACCAGAAAAGCAGGTAAAACCGCTCCTAAAACCGTTACAAACATTCCTAAATATTTTTTTATTTTAAACCCTGCAAATACTGCCATATTTATTGCTAAAACTCCGGGAGCAGACTGTGCTAATGCAAGCAGACTTATAAATTCCTCTTTCTCTATCCACTTTTTCTTATCTACGATTTCATTTTGGATAAGAGGAACCATTGCATAACCTCCACCAAGAGTAAATGCACCTATTTTAAAAAATATCCAGAACAGCTCAAAATATATTCTCATTATACTCCTTATTATTTTCTTCCAAATCACGGTTCTATAGCCAGATACCATATAAATCAATAATTTTCATTATTATATTTTTATATTTTTTTACTATTAATTCAATTTGATATATTCATCTTGCAATCAACTTTTTTCTTATCTTACCGATATTAATTTTTATTGAAAAACTCTTTCCCGAGCTCTTTCAAATAAAACACATCATATATCCCGCACAGTTCTCTAACTGAATGCATGGCAAGCATAGGAACTCCGAGATCTATAGCATCTATGTCCAAATGAGTCGAAGAAATAGGTCCTATTGTACTCCCGCCTCTTTCGTTGGATTGATTTACAAAAGGCTGTATTTTAATGTCGGTACCTTCTATTATCTGTTTTAATACCGCTATTGAAAATCCGTCAGAAGTGTAACTTTGGTTGGCACTTATTTTTACGGATAATCCCTCATTTATTCTACCTCTACTTGTAGGATCCGTTTTTTCCATGTGTGCAGGATGAGCTGCATGTGCTCCATCCGCCGATAACAGAAATGAACATTGGAGAGCCTGTAAAAATTCACTTCTGCCATAACCTAAAGAACACATTATCCTTTCAAGAGTATTCATAAGATAATTGGAATCGGCTCCCTGTTTTGTCATGCTTCCTATTTCCTCATTATCAAATCCTACGAAAACATTTATCTGATCGTGGACATCTTCAGCTTCTATAAGTCCGAGTAATCCCGCATAAACCGATACAAGATTATCCAGTTTGGGTGCAGAAATAAATTCCTCATTTACTCCAAGTAAAGAGCCTTTTTCAAGAGTATATACAAATAAGTCAAAATCAAGTATATCTTCTTTTTTTATGTCTGTTTCACTTAAAATCAAATTTAATAAATAATTATCCTTTTCCAGCTCATTATTTATCAATCCGAGTATAGGTAATGTATCATTCTGTTTATCTATTTTTACTCCATTATTTACTTCTCTGTTCTGATGTATTGCTAAATTCGGTATTATCATCAAAGGTTTGTCTATTTTTATCGTTACCGTTTTCGGCATAAATAAATCATTACTTCTAACAATCACTCTTCCCGCTATTGACAAAGGTCTGTCAAACCAGGTACTTAATATTGCTCCGCCATAAACTTCCGTATTAAGTCTTATTATATTTTCAGTTATCATTTCAGGTCTGGGCTTAATTCTGAAACATGGCGAATCGGTATGAGAACCGAATATTTTAAAACCTTTTTTCAAATTTATATCTCCACCGAGCGTAAATGCTATTATGGTTGAATTTGATCTTTTCACATAATATTTTCCGCCTTTTTTCAATTCCCATTTACTTTTAGGATATAGTCTTTCAAAGCCGTTTTCTTCTAAGATAACCGAACAATTTTTAACTACATGATATGTACTGGGACTGTCATCAATAAATTCAATAACTTCTCTTGCAAAACTTTTGACTTCCATATCTACAAATTTTCTCTGCATCTCTTTTATTTCTTTAGTTGTGTGTATCATTTTACATGCTCCTTCCTACAATTTCATCCCACTTTTTCTACTTTAACCCATATATTAAGGAAAATTTCTCTTTTAAATAATCTATATAATATTTAGGATTGAAAGGTTCTCCTGTCATATTTACAAGTAATTCTTCAGGTGTTCTTGTTTTTCCGTATTTATGTATTCCCTCTTTTAATTCATTATTGATTTCTGTAAAATCACCTTTTTTCATTTTTCCGTTTATATCAATCTTTTTGCTAATTGCGTTATATATCTGGGCAGCATATGCACTTCCTAAAGCGTAAGACGGGAAATATCCGAACAGCCCATCCGACCAGTGAACATCCTGTAAAATTCCTTCTGTATAAGTTTCAGGTCTTATTCCGAGATATTCTTCATATTTATCCTGCCATTTTTTTGCAAGCTCATCTACATCCGTTTCATTATCAAGATTATCAAAAATTTCTTTTTCAAGTTCATATCTTATAAGAACATGTATAGGGTAAGTCAACTCATCAGCTTCAGTTCTTATAAATGACGCCTGCACTTCATTGGCAATTTTATAAAAAATATTAAAATTTATCCCATTTTCTCCTAATTTGAACATTATATCCAGTTTTGGATAAATAAAGCTTAAAAATTCTTCACTCCTTCCGAACATATTTTCATAAATTCTTGACTGAGATTCATGTATTCCCATGGAAGTTCCGGTTCCCAATATTGTATCCGATATTACATCATCTACATTTTGCTCATATAACCCGTGTCCTCCCTCATGTATAGTGGAATACAATGAACTTAAAAGATTATCTTTGTAATAATGAGTCGTCACTCTTACATCTTTATTATCAACATTAGTAGTGAAAGGATGTTCACTTTCTTTCAATACTCCCTTATCAAAACGGAAATTTATAATATCTAAAGCATGTTTCGATAACTCTTTCTGCTTTTCAATATCGAAAATCATCTTTTTAAATTTTTCTTTTGCTTCATTTTCATTGTCAGAAATGTTCTTCTGTATTATCTTCTTTATAAGAGGGGACAGCTCATTTTTTATTTTCCCGAAAAATTCGTCTGCTTCTTTTACTGTTATTCCGGGTTCATAATCTTCAAGGAGAGTATTATATGGATGACCTTTATATCCTCTATATTTTATAATTTTTTTGTTAAATTTTATTATTTCTCCCAAATAAGATTTAAAAATACTGTAATCATTTTTAATTTTAGCCTCTTCCCATTTTTTTGAAGAAATTATTTTTAATTCAGAATACTTTTTATATTCCTCTTTAGGTATTTTTTCCAGTTTTTCAAAGTATTCTTTTTTTAACTCCTCTATTATTTTTCTGTCAAGCTCTTTCAGCTTATCTGTATTTATACTGTATACAAGATTTTTAAATTCATCATTTATTACCATTGAGTAGCTTTCTCCGATAAGATACCCCAGCGTCTTTGATATCTTGTCTACTGCTAAAAGAGGGGCTTCTGTTTCCAAGTCCCAATGCATAATCGTTATTGCATGTTTTAATGCCGCATTATTTTCCAATACTTCTTTTACTTTTTTCATTTTTTCATTTTCCATAACTGCTTCCTTCCAAATTTTGTATTTCTATCCTTTTTATTAAAAAAATGGAATCTTCTCTTTAAAGATATACCATTTATTCATTTGATTATGCTTAGTTTTAATAAAAATTCCTTGAAAAATTTTTTTATCTATTATATACTTTTTATAATAATTACAGGAGGCTGATTTTTAATGGAGTATAAAACCATAATAGTAGGCATTGCCGGTGGAACCGGTTCAGGTAAAACAAGTGTTACAAAAGAAATTTTGGAAGAATTGAAAAAAACTCATATTAATTCCATATTACTGGAGCAAGATTCATACTATAGGAGAAATGATCATCTTACTTATGAAGAACGAACAAAATTAAATTATGATCATCCTGATTCCATTGATTTTGATTTACTTGAAAAACATATTCTTACGCTTAAAAAAGGAAAATCCATTGAAAAACCTATTTATGATTTTCAGATTCACAATAGAATAAATGAAACAGAACATATAGAACCGGCAAATTTAATCATAGTGGAAGGTATTCTAATTCTTGCCATTGCTAAAATAAGAGAGCTTTTTGACGCAAAAATTTTTATTGATACTGATGATGATGAAAGACTTTTACGTAGAATGGAAAGAGATATGAAAGAACGGGCGAGAAGTTTTGAAAGCATTAAAAACCAATATATTAGTACGGTAAAACCTATGCATCTGGAATTTGTAGAACCTTCAAAAAGATATGCCGATGTTATAATTCCGAGAGGAAGAGATAATAAAGTCGGTATAAAAATGGTTTCAAGCAGACTGAAATACTTATTCAGAAACCTTGCAAATCAGTCCTCTTAATTTATATTATATACAAATTTAAAATGAAAGCAGGTAATAAGATGAAAATAGTCGTAATTGGCGGCGGAGCTGCGGGAATGATGTTTTCTACTCAGTATAAGAAATCAAATCCCGAACATGAAGTATTCCTTTTTGAAAAATCCCCTTATGTAGCGTGGGCAGGATGTCCCACTCCTTACTATATTGCCGATGAACTGTCTCTGGATAATGTGGTTTTAGGAACTCCTGAAGATTTTATAAAAAGAGGAGTAAATGTAAAAACAAAACACGAAGTTACCGGAATCGACTTTAAAAATAAGACTTTAAACATATCAGGAAATGAAATAAACGGTATTTTCAGTTATGATAAGCTGGTAATAGCTGTAGGAGGAAAATCTTTCGTTCCTGACATATCAGGATATTCTCCTGAACTAAAAAATGTATTTACATTATCTCATGCTGAAAATGCCATAGAAATAAAAAAATACATTACCGAAAATAAAGGCAGCATTAAAAATGCCCTCATAGTAGGAGCCGGCTTTATAGGTTTGGAAAGTGCCGAAGCTTTTAATAAGTTGGGATTGAATGTAACAATAGTAGAAAAATCGGGAGAAATATTTCCATCAGTTTCTGAAAATTTAAAAAAAGAATTTTATAATGAAATTAAGGAAAAAGGAATTACTTTAAAATTAAATACCGGAGTTTCAGGAATTATTTCGGAAAATGGAAAAGCAAAATCAGTAAAAATAAGCAATGAAGAAACATTTGATTTTGACATTGCACTGTTCAGTATAGGAATTACACCCAATATCGGTTTTATTTCCGATGAACTCAAAACAGACAAGGGGAAAATCCTTGTAAATGACAAATTTGAAACAAATATTTCCGATGTATATGCTATAGGCGATTGTATTTTTAATAAATATTATGATACGGACAGAAATTTATATGCTCCTTTCGGAGATGTAGCAAATAAACACGGAATACTCCTCGCAAAATATCTTTCAGGGGAAAATATTCATTGGAAAGGACTTTTAAGATCCTACGCCACTTCATTTTATGATATAAAATTGGCACAGACAGGATTATCGTATAATGAAGCTTTAAATTTAGGATATAATGCTGAAAAAATAGATATGAAAGCAATGTATAAAAATTCAGGATTTGAAGACTCGGTTCCCGGTCTGACCGAAATAGTCTATGATAAAGATAAAAAAGTGATATTAGGCGGAACAATGGTAGGAAAAGAAGCAGTTGCACAGTTCATAGATCAGATAGCTATTGTTATAACTCTAGAAACACCTATTGAGAAATTTATAGACATTGACTTTGCATACTCTCCTACTAATGCCAGTGTATGGAATCCTTTACTTGTAACTTACAGAAAAGTCATAAAATAGTATTTATAAATTTCATATAAAACTTTAAAAAGCCGCATTTATAAGTGGCTTTTTTCATGTCAGTTATATTCCAAAAAAATAAAAATCTTGAATTTTCTCTATTTTGTTTATATTATAATATCTTTAGACATATACTTCTAAAATATCAGAATACTTTATTCCATCTTTATATTATCCCGTTTATTTTTTTCTCCATTTCCAATAACCGACATACTATTTTTATATAAATTCATATAATTTCCCGTTTTATAAAATCCTGTTATTGCCCATTTAATACTTTATCATATTTTCTCAGTATACTTTAAATAAAGCAATAAAAAAATTATAAGAGTAACTGTCACATTTTTATTACTATAATTAAAATATAAAAGTAAAATATATTATATAAGGAGGTGAAAAATGAAATTGAAAAAAAACGAAAAAAATATTTTAAAGTTTCTGGCAGAAAAAAATATCTTCAGAACGGCAGACGAAATATCCGAAAAACTGAAAATATCTACTGCAACAATATACAGAACTGTAAAATTACTAAATAATTCTTTTTCTTATGATAAATTAATTTTTTCTGAAAAGGGTAGAGGTTTTAAGTTAAATTATGACATTTATCTGACAATAAACAATTACGGTAAAGATAAAAATGAAAAACTGCCGATTGAACGAAGAAATGAACTGCTGTTAAAACTGTTATTCAAATCACCTATAAAAATAAAACAGGAAATTTTATTTAAAGACTGTTACTTGGGAGAAGCCAGTATAAATAAAGATATTTCAATAATGAAACAGGAATTGAAAGAACACGGCATAACTTTTTTTAAAAAGGATGGCTACATATGGATAGAAGGTAACGAAAAAGCCATAAGAAAACTGACCGGAAAAATTATAAACAATCTGAATTTCATCAATATTGACAAAGCTTACAACAGTGAGGATAAAAGAGATTTTGATATTGATTTTGTATTAAGACAGATGGAATATATAGAGCAGGAATTAAATATAAATATATCTTATCCGTATAATATTAATATTTTTTCACATATTTACATACTTATAAACAGATTTAGAAAAGGAAAAATACAGACTGACTTTGAATTAAAAAAAATAAAAGAAGAAAATTATCCGAACAAACTGGTTTTATCTATCTCTAAAAAAGTAATTAACAGATTAAGCGGTTATCTGAATACGCAATTTCCTGAAATAGAAGTAGAATACCTGTATCAGTATTTAATCTCATCAAGTATTTATGAAGAAAATTCTGAAAATGAGGTAACAGAAACAGAAACGATAAAAATTATCAAATTTTTCATAAAGGAAATGGGAAAAAATTCGAGATTACAGTTTAACAGTAAAGAGCTTGAGAAGGATTTGCTGAGTCATTTCAAACCTATGCTGCAAAGGTTAAAAAACGGAATAGACATAAAAAACGATCTGCTCCACGAAATAAAAACAGAATATAAAGTTATTTACAATTATACTTTGGAAGTTTCAAAAAAAATTTCCGCAGAATTTAATTTATCATTTATTTCACAAGAGGAAGCGGCTTTTATAACTTTGTATTTCGTCAAAAATTTAAAAGAAATAAATACGGAAAAAAATGTGATAATTATCTGCTCAAGCGGTATAGGAACTTCAAAACTGTTAAAAGCAAAAGTAAAAAAGACCCTTCCTGATATAAATGTAGTAGCTGTATTATCCTACAGAAATTATCTGAAAAATAAAGAAAAATATTCTGATATAGACTTCATACTGACTACAGTAAAACTAAAACAGGAAATAAATGTGCCGTATTTAATGGTAAGTGCTATATTTACCGAAAATGACAAAGACAGAGTAATCAAAATGATAAAGGAGATAGACTATGAAAACAGAAAACAATATAAATCTGGGAAAAGTAATAAAACTGAACTTAATTAAAAGTCATACTGAAGCTGCGGATAAAAAAGATATTATCACTCAGCTGACAGATTTATTATACCGTGAAAAATGTATATCCGAAAAAGAATCTTTTATTAATGATGTATTTCTCAGAGAAGAAGAGGGGTCTACAGGACTGAGCCAAGGGATAGCCATACCTCATGGAAAATCCAAAAGTGTGAAAAAAACTTCTATTGCAATTGCAACATTAAAAAATCAAATTTTCTGGGAAGAACCCGACGAACATGTAGAAGTCGTAATTTTATTTGCTGTACAGGATAAAGATGTGGAAACGACACACATACTGTTATTACAGCAAGTTGCAATAATGCTCGCAGATGAAGAATTTATAGACAGCATAAAAAAATCAAAAACAAAAAATGAAATATACAGTCTTTTTGTAAACAGAAAAAATTTTAAGGAGGATTAATTATGTTAATAACAGGAAAAGAGCTACTAACCGTAGCACAAAAAAACAGATTTGCGGTACCTGCATTTAATGCCGGTTCAGGACAGCTTTTCACCGCAATACTGGAAAGCTGTGAAAAGTTAAATGCACCGTTTATGATTGAAATTCATCCTGATGAACTATCATTTTTAAGAGACAGCTTTATAGCTCAAGTCAGGGAAGGAGCAAATAAAACCCGTATTCCTGTCTGCATACATCTGGATCACGGAGCCTCTTATGAGCAGGTGATACATGCAATACAGCTGGGATTTACATCAGTTATGATAGACGGTTCACACCTACCTTTTGAAGAAAATGTGGCAATCACAAAGAAAATAACTGAAGCGGCCCATGCAGCAGGAGTATCCGTCGAAGGAGAATTGGGAACAATCGGAGATACAGGAAACACAGTTGAAGGAGGAGTAACTGAAATCACATATACCGAACCTCTGAAAGCTGAAGAATTCGTAAGAAGAACAGGAATAGACTCACTGGCAGTTGCCATAGGAACAGCTCACGGAATATATCCTAAAAATATAAAACCTGAGTTAAGATTGGATATATTGGAAGAAATAAAAAAACTGGTAAATATACCTTTGGTTCTTCATGGAGGCTCAAGCAATCCCGATATTGAAATTGTAAAAGCTATTGAAATAGGAATCAATAAAATAAATATATCCAGTGATATTAAAATCGTATTTGCACAGAAATTAAGGGAATTACTGAACTTAGGAAATACAGAAATAAGAGAACCGAATGTTTTATTCCCTCCTTGTATGGAGGAAACAAAAAAAGTTGCCGAACATAAAATAACTCTTTTTAAGTCAGACAATAAAGCAAAATTATATTTTAAATAAAAATCATATTTCATAAACTGAAGGAGTGAATAAAATGAATATAGTCGGTATAGCAGCATGTACAGCCGGTATAGCACATACATATATTGCTAAGGAAAAACTGATAAATGCAGCTAAGAAAAAAGGACATCATATCCGGATTGAAACTCAGGGACTGGCAGGAACACAGGGCGAATTACCCAAAAGTGAAATTGAAAAAGCTGATATAGTCATTATAGCTGCGGATATTAAAATAAACGGCAAAGAGAGATTTAAAGGTAAAAAAGTAGTTGAAGTAGCTACAGGAATAGCAGTTAAGTCTCCGGGTAAATTAATGGAAAAGTTGGAGGAACTGGTAAACGATAAACAATAACATACAAAATTTATGGAGGTAATAAAATGAAAAAAATTGAAATTAAAAAGCATTTAATGACAGCAATCTCATTTTTCTTACCAATTGTTGTTGCTTCGGGATTTTTACTCGCAATCGGAAACATGATGGGAGGAAAATCAATTAAAAGTTTTGTAGACGAATTTACATTTGCAGATACTATGACAACAATGGGAGGTTACGGATTAGGCTTGCTTCCTATGATTGTATCAACAGCAATCGCTTACTCTATTGCAGATAAACCGGGTATTGCTCCGGGACTGATAATAGGCATGGTTGCCTCAGGAATTAATTCAGGATTTTTAGGCGGACTTATAGGTGGATATTTAGCAGGATACACAGTACTGATAATTGTTAAGTATATAAAAGTTCCCGACTGGATGCAGGGACTGATGCCGACATTGGTAATACCTTTTATCAGCTCATTTATCGCGGGATTAATAATGTACTATATAATCGGAACTCCTATTAACTGGTTTTCATCATTAATTACAGGCTATCTGTCCGGTCTTGACTCTTCCTCACTCTTTATTTACGGAGCAAGCATAGGCATTCTCGCTTCAATAGATTACGGAGGAGCAATTAATAAAGTTGTATTTGCTTTTGTATTTGCATTATTTTCAGAAGGGATATATGAACCTATAACTGTTCTTATTTTAGCTTCAATGACAACTCCTTTCGGATTGACTTTAGCATACTTTATAGGAAAAATAATTAATAAAAATGTATTTAATAAACAGGAAATAGAAACATTGAAAACAGCTTTTCCTATGGGAGTGTGTCAAATAACAGAAGGTTGCTTTCCTATTGTCTTAAATGATTTAGTTAAAAATGTAATTGCCACAGGTATCGGGGGAGCAGTCGGAGGAGGTTTCAGTATGCTTTGGGGAGCTGACAGCCATATTCCCGCCTCAGGTATGTTTGCACTATTTACAATGACAAAGCCATGGGCATTTATAGGGGCTTTATTCTTAGGTTCTCTTGCAAATGCAATAGCTATATTAATTTTAAAACCTAAAACAGATCCCGATTCAATCCCTGTAATTGAAGAAAAAGAGGAAAAAGATATTTCTTGGGACAGTTTAAAAATAAATTAGGAGATGTTAAAATGGATAAATTAAAAAAAGAAGTACGTGAGAAATTTTTAAAATCAGGAATGACTTTCACAGAAAAAGAACTTAACTCTATAGAATACGCTGATTTCGGATTAAACAATTTCAAAGAGGAAGGATTAAGCTTAATTGTTTATGAAAATAACAGCAGATACTGTGCAAAAGAAATGGTTCTTCTGGAATATCAGACCTGTCCTGAACACTTACACCCGAATAGAGGTAAGGAAGCAGGTAAAAAGGAAACATTCAGGTGCAGAAAAGGGACCGTGTATCTATTTGTTGAAGGTAAGGAAACTGATAAAATAAATTCTGAAATTAAAATTCCTGAAGGAAAAGAAAAGTTTTATACAGTAAAACACTGTATAAAATTGTCCCCGGGGGAACAGTACACAATAGAACCCGATACTAAACATTGGTTTCAGGCAGGGAAGGAAGGAGCTGTTATTTCTGAGTTTTCATCTAATAGTGATGATGCTTCAGACATATTTACAAATCCTGATATAATTAGAGTTAATTAAAATAAAAGGGAATATTTCAGATAAAATGAAATTCTTATTTTAAAATATTCCCTTTTTATAAGGAGAAAAATGAAAAGCTTAAACTGGAATTTTCTGATTTAGGCTGTATAATAAAATCCTTAATAAAAAAAGAAAATAATACCAATTACGTTTTAAGATATAAAAAAGATAGCCAATATTTAAAAAATATATATTATTTCGGAGCAATAATAGGTAGAAATGCAGGAAGAACCTATCCCTGTTACTATAAAAATTTCAATAATGAAATAATCAATCTGGATAATAATGAAAATAGTGTACATTTACATGGTGGGAAAAACGGACTGGATAAAAAAAACTGGAATGTTCAAATTATTAATAATGAAAAAGCAGTCTTAAAATTTAAAGACTGTAATTCTTTGTACGGTTCCGGAGAGCTGACTGTAATATATGAATTATATAAGTCAAACTTTAACATTAAAATATATGGAAAATCAGAAAATCCCGATATATTTAATCTTACAAGTCATTCATATTTTAATTTGAATAAAAATAAAGACAGCATTCTGAAACATCACCTCTTTATTTCAGATTCAAGACTTCAAATAATAGACCGACAGTTTATTCCCACAGAAGAATACATTGATTTTAAAAAAGAAAGTAATTTTTCGGAATATGA
Above is a window of Leptotrichia sp. OH3620_COT-345 DNA encoding:
- a CDS encoding FAD-dependent oxidoreductase, with the protein product MKIVVIGGGAAGMMFSTQYKKSNPEHEVFLFEKSPYVAWAGCPTPYYIADELSLDNVVLGTPEDFIKRGVNVKTKHEVTGIDFKNKTLNISGNEINGIFSYDKLVIAVGGKSFVPDISGYSPELKNVFTLSHAENAIEIKKYITENKGSIKNALIVGAGFIGLESAEAFNKLGLNVTIVEKSGEIFPSVSENLKKEFYNEIKEKGITLKLNTGVSGIISENGKAKSVKISNEETFDFDIALFSIGITPNIGFISDELKTDKGKILVNDKFETNISDVYAIGDCIFNKYYDTDRNLYAPFGDVANKHGILLAKYLSGENIHWKGLLRSYATSFYDIKLAQTGLSYNEALNLGYNAEKIDMKAMYKNSGFEDSVPGLTEIVYDKDKKVILGGTMVGKEAVAQFIDQIAIVITLETPIEKFIDIDFAYSPTNASVWNPLLVTYRKVIK
- a CDS encoding carboxypeptidase M32, which translates into the protein MENEKMKKVKEVLENNAALKHAITIMHWDLETEAPLLAVDKISKTLGYLIGESYSMVINDEFKNLVYSINTDKLKELDRKIIEELKKEYFEKLEKIPKEEYKKYSELKIISSKKWEEAKIKNDYSIFKSYLGEIIKFNKKIIKYRGYKGHPYNTLLEDYEPGITVKEADEFFGKIKNELSPLIKKIIQKNISDNENEAKEKFKKMIFDIEKQKELSKHALDIINFRFDKGVLKESEHPFTTNVDNKDVRVTTHYYKDNLLSSLYSTIHEGGHGLYEQNVDDVISDTILGTGTSMGIHESQSRIYENMFGRSEEFLSFIYPKLDIMFKLGENGINFNIFYKIANEVQASFIRTEADELTYPIHVLIRYELEKEIFDNLDNETDVDELAKKWQDKYEEYLGIRPETYTEGILQDVHWSDGLFGYFPSYALGSAYAAQIYNAISKKIDINGKMKKGDFTEINNELKEGIHKYGKTRTPEELLVNMTGEPFNPKYYIDYLKEKFSLIYGLK
- the udk gene encoding uridine kinase; this translates as MEYKTIIVGIAGGTGSGKTSVTKEILEELKKTHINSILLEQDSYYRRNDHLTYEERTKLNYDHPDSIDFDLLEKHILTLKKGKSIEKPIYDFQIHNRINETEHIEPANLIIVEGILILAIAKIRELFDAKIFIDTDDDERLLRRMERDMKERARSFESIKNQYISTVKPMHLEFVEPSKRYADVIIPRGRDNKVGIKMVSSRLKYLFRNLANQSS
- a CDS encoding PRD domain-containing protein, coding for MKLKKNEKNILKFLAEKNIFRTADEISEKLKISTATIYRTVKLLNNSFSYDKLIFSEKGRGFKLNYDIYLTINNYGKDKNEKLPIERRNELLLKLLFKSPIKIKQEILFKDCYLGEASINKDISIMKQELKEHGITFFKKDGYIWIEGNEKAIRKLTGKIINNLNFINIDKAYNSEDKRDFDIDFVLRQMEYIEQELNINISYPYNINIFSHIYILINRFRKGKIQTDFELKKIKEENYPNKLVLSISKKVINRLSGYLNTQFPEIEVEYLYQYLISSSIYEENSENEVTETETIKIIKFFIKEMGKNSRLQFNSKELEKDLLSHFKPMLQRLKNGIDIKNDLLHEIKTEYKVIYNYTLEVSKKISAEFNLSFISQEEAAFITLYFVKNLKEINTEKNVIIICSSGIGTSKLLKAKVKKTLPDINVVAVLSYRNYLKNKEKYSDIDFILTTVKLKQEINVPYLMVSAIFTENDKDRVIKMIKEIDYENRKQYKSGKSNKTELN
- a CDS encoding chromate transporter, which encodes MRIYFELFWIFFKIGAFTLGGGYAMVPLIQNEIVDKKKWIEKEEFISLLALAQSAPGVLAINMAVFAGFKIKKYLGMFVTVLGAVLPAFLVIWLLASLFSNFQDNIYVIKAFKAIRPMVAALIGASVYTIGKQAGINKITVFIVLAIAISVSYFKFPPILIIISGAVAGNVWMIFQKGEK
- a CDS encoding ketose-bisphosphate aldolase, with amino-acid sequence MLITGKELLTVAQKNRFAVPAFNAGSGQLFTAILESCEKLNAPFMIEIHPDELSFLRDSFIAQVREGANKTRIPVCIHLDHGASYEQVIHAIQLGFTSVMIDGSHLPFEENVAITKKITEAAHAAGVSVEGELGTIGDTGNTVEGGVTEITYTEPLKAEEFVRRTGIDSLAVAIGTAHGIYPKNIKPELRLDILEEIKKLVNIPLVLHGGSSNPDIEIVKAIEIGINKINISSDIKIVFAQKLRELLNLGNTEIREPNVLFPPCMEETKKVAEHKITLFKSDNKAKLYFK
- a CDS encoding PTS fructose transporter subunit IIB encodes the protein MNIVGIAACTAGIAHTYIAKEKLINAAKKKGHHIRIETQGLAGTQGELPKSEIEKADIVIIAADIKINGKERFKGKKVVEVATGIAVKSPGKLMEKLEELVNDKQ
- a CDS encoding chromate transporter, which encodes MDDISERGEINLETLWVLFITFFKIGLFSFGGGYAILPLIQKEVVEVHSWITVPEFTDIVAVSQVTPGPISINASTYVGYLVTGNAVGAAVATIGLITPSLIIMTIFSMFFLKFKDNKYISRAFKGLRVVVVGLILSATLLLMDRKNFIDIKSFIIFGITMTVFLKWKINPIIITVIVALMGVLIY
- a CDS encoding M18 family aminopeptidase codes for the protein MIHTTKEIKEMQRKFVDMEVKSFAREVIEFIDDSPSTYHVVKNCSVILEENGFERLYPKSKWELKKGGKYYVKRSNSTIIAFTLGGDINLKKGFKIFGSHTDSPCFRIKPRPEMITENIIRLNTEVYGGAILSTWFDRPLSIAGRVIVRSNDLFMPKTVTIKIDKPLMIIPNLAIHQNREVNNGVKIDKQNDTLPILGLINNELEKDNYLLNLILSETDIKKEDILDFDLFVYTLEKGSLLGVNEEFISAPKLDNLVSVYAGLLGLIEAEDVHDQINVFVGFDNEEIGSMTKQGADSNYLMNTLERIMCSLGYGRSEFLQALQCSFLLSADGAHAAHPAHMEKTDPTSRGRINEGLSVKISANQSYTSDGFSIAVLKQIIEGTDIKIQPFVNQSNERGGSTIGPISSTHLDIDAIDLGVPMLAMHSVRELCGIYDVFYLKELGKEFFNKN
- a CDS encoding PTS sugar transporter subunit IIA, with translation MKTENNINLGKVIKLNLIKSHTEAADKKDIITQLTDLLYREKCISEKESFINDVFLREEEGSTGLSQGIAIPHGKSKSVKKTSIAIATLKNQIFWEEPDEHVEVVILFAVQDKDVETTHILLLQQVAIMLADEEFIDSIKKSKTKNEIYSLFVNRKNFKED